The following proteins come from a genomic window of Micromonospora zamorensis:
- a CDS encoding succinate dehydrogenase/fumarate reductase iron-sulfur subunit, translating to MSAKRQFRIWRGDETGGDLQDYMVEVNEGEVVLDVIHRLQATDAPDLACRWNCKAGKCGSCSMEINGKPRLGCMTRMSTFGDEETVTVTPLRTFPVIRDLVTDVSFNYEKARETPAFAPPADVAPGDYRMQQVDVERSQEFRKCIECFLCQTVCHVIRDHEENKQAFSGPRYFIRAAELDMHPLDARTDRKEYAQAEQGLGFCNITKCCTEVCPEHIKITDNGIIPMKERVVDRRYDPLVWLGSKIFRRGETPQTSVTTARQGSPTPGSARGGLHSHAGGSHDSQAEAQAQSGVNWHREVPHPTAPAVDDRGKLPLTELTFDRAAAPSPFGDDVTFPLPPEHLNFAHPDQDNKH from the coding sequence ATGAGCGCGAAGCGTCAGTTCCGGATCTGGCGGGGCGACGAGACCGGCGGGGACCTGCAGGACTACATGGTGGAGGTGAACGAGGGCGAGGTGGTCCTCGACGTCATCCACCGCTTGCAGGCCACCGACGCTCCCGACCTGGCCTGCCGGTGGAACTGCAAGGCCGGCAAGTGCGGCTCCTGCTCCATGGAGATCAACGGCAAGCCGCGACTGGGCTGCATGACCCGGATGTCGACCTTCGGCGACGAGGAGACGGTCACGGTCACCCCGCTGCGTACCTTCCCGGTCATCCGGGACCTGGTCACCGACGTCTCGTTCAACTACGAGAAGGCACGGGAGACGCCGGCGTTCGCCCCACCGGCGGACGTCGCCCCGGGTGACTACCGGATGCAGCAGGTCGACGTCGAGCGCTCGCAGGAGTTCCGCAAGTGCATCGAGTGCTTCCTGTGCCAGACGGTCTGCCACGTGATCCGCGACCACGAGGAGAACAAGCAGGCGTTCTCCGGCCCGCGGTACTTCATTCGGGCGGCCGAGCTCGACATGCACCCGCTGGACGCCCGGACGGACCGCAAGGAGTACGCACAGGCCGAACAGGGCCTCGGTTTCTGCAACATCACCAAGTGCTGCACCGAGGTCTGCCCCGAGCACATCAAGATCACTGACAACGGGATCATCCCCATGAAGGAACGGGTCGTCGACCGCAGGTACGATCCCCTTGTGTGGCTTGGTAGCAAGATCTTCCGTCGGGGCGAGACGCCCCAGACCAGCGTGACCACCGCCCGTCAGGGCTCGCCGACGCCGGGCTCAGCCCGTGGTGGGCTGCACTCGCATGCGGGTGGCTCCCACGACTCGCAGGCTGAGGCGCAGGCGCAGAGCGGCGTCAACTGGCACCGGGAGGTGCCCCACCCGACCGCTCCGGCGGTGGACGACCGGGGCAAGCTTCCGCTGACCGAGCTCACCTTCGACCGGGCTGCCGCGCCGTCGCCGTTCGGTGACGACGTGACCTTCCCGCTGCCTCCGGAGCACCTGAACTTCGCGCACCCGGACCAGGACAACAAGCACTAG
- a CDS encoding (deoxy)nucleoside triphosphate pyrophosphohydrolase, with the protein MRTERANGGGQVERRDLKVIVGAAIIRDGRVLACARSAPPEVAGMWEFPGGKVEPGEAEIDALIRECVEELAVRVEIGDRVGRDVRMAHGRSVLKVYAARLLDGEEPQALEHEALRWLTADELDSVTWLPADAPIVAALRPLLRPPSSR; encoded by the coding sequence GTGCGGACCGAACGGGCGAATGGTGGCGGGCAGGTCGAACGACGGGACCTGAAGGTGATCGTCGGCGCGGCGATAATCCGGGACGGGCGGGTGCTCGCCTGCGCGCGTTCCGCCCCACCCGAAGTGGCAGGAATGTGGGAGTTTCCGGGCGGAAAGGTCGAGCCGGGCGAGGCGGAGATCGACGCGCTGATCCGGGAGTGCGTCGAGGAGCTGGCCGTACGCGTCGAGATCGGCGACCGGGTCGGCCGTGACGTACGGATGGCGCACGGCCGTTCGGTGCTCAAGGTGTACGCGGCCCGCCTGCTCGACGGCGAGGAGCCCCAGGCGTTGGAACACGAGGCGCTGCGCTGGCTCACGGCCGACGAACTGGACTCGGTCACCTGGCTCCCCGCCGACGCCCCCATCGTCGCCGCCCTCCGCCCCCTCCTGCGGCCCCCCAGCTCCCGTTGA
- a CDS encoding 4a-hydroxytetrahydrobiopterin dehydratase — MRVLFNSRAKHDYLADALTLLSGWTREGEQIRRTLAIDDTQHAALTERVKVVADALHLRPEISRQSDSTQIRVGHGNGEPLTEGEVLLAARIEDAYRAVTEA; from the coding sequence ATGCGCGTGCTGTTCAACAGCAGGGCCAAGCACGACTACCTTGCCGACGCGTTGACCTTGCTGTCTGGTTGGACACGCGAGGGGGAGCAGATCCGACGGACGCTCGCGATCGACGATACCCAACACGCGGCACTAACTGAACGGGTCAAGGTGGTCGCAGATGCGCTGCACCTTCGCCCGGAGATCAGCCGGCAGTCCGACAGCACCCAGATCCGGGTCGGGCACGGCAACGGTGAACCGCTGACCGAGGGCGAGGTCCTGTTGGCCGCCCGCATCGAGGACGCCTACCGGGCGGTCACCGAGGCCTGA
- a CDS encoding VOC family protein, with the protein MSIHEQRADVSAVRVTGFDHLVLTVADVERALGFYCGRLGLESVRVDEWRAGTVPFPSVRISRDSIIDLVRGERQGTNVDHFCLVVAPLDWAEVTGSGVFTVLTGPVDRFGARGSATSIYVQDPDGNSVELRWYPQDAVADR; encoded by the coding sequence ATGAGCATCCACGAACAGCGGGCGGACGTCAGCGCGGTACGGGTAACCGGCTTCGACCACCTGGTGCTGACCGTCGCCGACGTGGAACGGGCACTGGGCTTCTACTGCGGCCGACTCGGCCTGGAGTCGGTGCGGGTCGATGAGTGGCGCGCGGGCACCGTCCCGTTCCCGTCCGTGCGGATCAGCCGCGACAGCATCATCGACCTGGTCCGTGGCGAGCGGCAGGGCACGAACGTCGACCACTTCTGCCTGGTGGTGGCACCGCTGGACTGGGCCGAAGTAACCGGATCAGGGGTCTTCACGGTGCTGACCGGGCCGGTGGACCGGTTCGGTGCCCGTGGTTCGGCGACCTCCATCTACGTGCAGGACCCGGACGGAAACTCGGTGGAGCTGCGCTGGTACCCGCAGGACGCCGTAGCCGACCGGTGA
- a CDS encoding LysR family transcriptional regulator, producing MLERYEVETFLTLAEELHFGRTAERLTVSTGRVSHVIKKLERRIGAPLFARTSRVVRLTPIGRQLADELAPLVAGMEEAVLRAVDAGRGVTGTLRVAFLGEWTAPVLLRAVALFSERHPDCQVEVREAQLANTRSGLLDGSTDVLIASFPFDGMATGPALLSEDRALAVAAGHPLTRERSVSLEVLADHPVVQYPAVTSVEFKRDRTPERTPAGRPVPKGPAGNTFSEMLSLVALGRGVLPVGEHTRRYYPRPDVAYVPIHDAPPIERGPVWLPSNTTTRVREFVRAATDANAGTLAPVF from the coding sequence GTGCTGGAGCGGTACGAGGTCGAGACGTTCCTGACCCTCGCCGAGGAGCTGCACTTCGGCCGCACCGCCGAGCGACTGACCGTCAGCACCGGCCGGGTCAGCCACGTGATCAAGAAGCTGGAGCGTCGGATCGGCGCACCGCTGTTCGCCCGCACCAGCCGGGTCGTCCGGCTCACCCCGATCGGCCGGCAACTCGCCGACGAGCTGGCCCCACTGGTTGCCGGGATGGAGGAGGCCGTCCTCCGGGCCGTCGACGCCGGCCGGGGCGTCACCGGGACCCTACGGGTGGCGTTCCTCGGCGAGTGGACCGCACCGGTGCTGCTGCGGGCCGTGGCCCTGTTCAGCGAGCGGCATCCCGACTGCCAGGTCGAGGTGCGGGAGGCGCAGCTGGCCAACACGCGGTCCGGCCTCCTGGACGGCTCCACCGACGTACTCATCGCCTCGTTTCCCTTCGACGGGATGGCCACCGGCCCGGCGCTGCTCTCCGAGGACCGGGCGCTGGCGGTCGCGGCGGGTCACCCGCTCACCCGGGAACGCTCGGTGTCGCTGGAGGTCCTCGCCGACCACCCGGTGGTGCAGTACCCGGCAGTGACCTCGGTGGAGTTCAAACGGGACCGCACCCCGGAGCGCACCCCGGCCGGCCGGCCGGTGCCGAAGGGACCCGCCGGGAACACCTTCTCCGAGATGCTGTCCCTGGTCGCACTGGGCCGGGGCGTCCTGCCGGTGGGTGAGCACACGAGGCGCTACTACCCCCGCCCCGACGTGGCGTACGTGCCCATCCACGACGCGCCACCGATCGAGCGAGGGCCGGTCTGGCTGCCCAGCAACACCACCACCCGGGTACGCGAGTTCGTCCGCGCCGCGACCGACGCGAACGCCGGCACGTTGGCACCGGTTTTCTAG
- a CDS encoding PH domain-containing protein, whose protein sequence is MANIAYDRKEQVQQIESGLLEGEQIIAVYDAVGTGTGFIGLTDRRVIIQDRSFVGKRFAITSIPYSKITSVSVVSNKSWGGSFFSTGAIAIHVGTHTYEVEFRGAQKSHHVHNVILHHIS, encoded by the coding sequence ATGGCGAACATCGCGTACGACCGCAAAGAGCAGGTCCAGCAGATCGAGAGTGGCCTTCTCGAGGGTGAGCAGATCATCGCCGTCTACGACGCGGTCGGCACCGGCACCGGGTTCATCGGGCTGACCGACCGCCGGGTGATCATCCAGGACCGTTCCTTCGTCGGGAAGCGGTTCGCGATCACCAGCATCCCGTACTCGAAGATCACCAGCGTGAGTGTGGTCAGCAACAAGTCCTGGGGTGGCTCGTTCTTCTCCACCGGGGCGATCGCGATCCACGTCGGCACGCACACCTACGAGGTGGAGTTCCGTGGCGCGCAGAAGAGCCACCACGTGCACAACGTGATCCTGCACCACATCTCCTGA
- a CDS encoding class I SAM-dependent methyltransferase codes for MSVFDDPGLFGRLWAADYDGPGNPDPAPAVDFLADLADGGPVLELAIGTGRVALPLAERGLTVHGVEASEEMVAQLRAKPGGDQIPVVVADMADVPVKGEFRLAYLVFNTLFNLVDAERQADCFRNVARVLSPGGAFVIETFVPDPRDFDSDEQVQVRSVTEDSATIRLHKYDRPAQRFIRQTITFDAEGVHLLPFAMRYAWPHQIDEMAQQAGLRLTERYADWQRRPFHADSPSHISVYRAE; via the coding sequence ATGTCGGTCTTCGACGATCCCGGCCTCTTCGGCCGGCTCTGGGCCGCCGACTATGACGGCCCCGGCAACCCCGACCCGGCGCCAGCGGTGGACTTCCTGGCCGATCTGGCCGACGGGGGGCCGGTTCTCGAACTGGCGATCGGCACCGGCCGGGTCGCACTTCCGCTGGCCGAGCGCGGTCTCACCGTGCACGGTGTCGAGGCGTCCGAGGAGATGGTGGCGCAGTTGCGGGCCAAGCCCGGCGGCGACCAGATCCCGGTCGTCGTCGCCGACATGGCGGACGTGCCGGTGAAGGGTGAGTTCCGGCTCGCGTACCTGGTCTTCAACACGCTGTTCAACCTGGTGGACGCCGAGCGGCAGGCGGACTGCTTCCGCAACGTCGCCCGCGTGCTGTCGCCCGGCGGCGCGTTCGTCATCGAGACGTTCGTGCCCGACCCGCGCGACTTCGACTCGGACGAGCAGGTGCAGGTGCGGTCCGTGACCGAAGACTCCGCGACGATCCGGCTGCACAAGTACGACCGGCCGGCGCAGCGGTTCATCCGGCAGACCATCACCTTCGACGCCGAGGGTGTGCACCTGTTGCCGTTCGCCATGCGGTACGCCTGGCCACACCAGATCGACGAGATGGCGCAGCAGGCGGGGCTCCGGCTCACCGAACGGTACGCCGACTGGCAGCGGCGACCGTTCCACGCCGACAGCCCGTCGCACATCTCCGTCTACCGGGCGGAGTAA
- a CDS encoding MFS transporter, with protein sequence MPTDAARFPRSSPYWPVVSHPQLRRVLPGLAVSALGDGMAVVAVPWLAIQLAPHGQRGLWIAVAMAAYTVPSAAGTVVFGRLLRGRGGAQLAGWDAILRASALAAIPLAHLAGVLTIGLYVALLAASALLHSWGSAGRFTLIAELLPQRHHLPANAVLSTIGGFATIVGPPLAGILIGWVGPVWVIAIDAATFAALALTYRLALPANDGPARSESGASRTAGFAVIRQNPALLGLLVLSLGFFFLFGPVYVAMPIHITDDLHATAMLLGAYYTAFGVGGLTGGLVAGYLRRWPLRATTIGIVVAFGVAMLPLGLGAPVGVSLPAFALAGFIWAPYMSTSMALFQRSTSTAQLPAVLAANGAILVLAVPLGTMLGGPLVGAIGPRPTLLVCAVAIVALGLIAGAIAIPRRSSRLPGDAAVTEVSASR encoded by the coding sequence ATGCCAACAGACGCCGCCCGTTTCCCACGCTCCTCGCCGTACTGGCCGGTGGTCAGTCACCCACAACTCCGGCGCGTCCTGCCCGGGCTAGCCGTGTCCGCGTTGGGCGACGGCATGGCGGTGGTCGCGGTGCCGTGGCTCGCCATCCAACTCGCCCCGCACGGTCAGCGCGGCCTCTGGATCGCGGTGGCCATGGCGGCGTACACAGTGCCCAGCGCGGCCGGGACGGTCGTCTTCGGGCGGTTGCTGCGTGGGCGCGGTGGCGCGCAGCTCGCCGGGTGGGACGCGATCCTGCGGGCCTCCGCCCTCGCGGCGATCCCTCTCGCCCACCTCGCCGGCGTGCTCACCATCGGGCTGTACGTGGCCCTGCTGGCCGCGTCGGCGCTGCTGCACTCGTGGGGCTCCGCCGGCCGGTTCACCCTGATCGCCGAACTGCTGCCGCAGCGGCACCATCTGCCGGCCAATGCCGTGCTCAGCACCATCGGAGGGTTCGCCACCATCGTCGGCCCGCCACTGGCGGGCATCCTGATCGGCTGGGTGGGGCCGGTCTGGGTCATCGCCATCGACGCCGCCACCTTCGCCGCGCTGGCCCTCACGTACCGTCTCGCCCTTCCCGCCAACGACGGACCCGCACGGTCCGAGAGCGGCGCTTCGCGAACGGCCGGCTTCGCTGTCATCCGCCAGAACCCGGCCCTGCTGGGCCTGCTCGTGCTGAGCCTCGGGTTCTTCTTCCTCTTCGGACCGGTGTACGTGGCGATGCCGATCCACATCACCGACGACCTGCACGCCACCGCGATGCTGCTCGGGGCCTACTACACCGCGTTCGGCGTCGGCGGCCTCACTGGAGGTCTGGTCGCCGGTTACCTCCGCCGCTGGCCACTGCGAGCCACCACCATCGGCATCGTCGTCGCGTTCGGCGTCGCCATGCTGCCGCTCGGCCTGGGCGCACCGGTCGGTGTGTCGTTGCCGGCGTTCGCCCTGGCGGGCTTCATCTGGGCGCCGTACATGTCCACGTCGATGGCGCTGTTCCAGCGCAGCACGTCGACCGCCCAGCTGCCCGCGGTGCTCGCCGCGAACGGTGCCATCCTCGTGCTGGCGGTGCCGCTGGGCACCATGCTGGGCGGGCCGCTGGTGGGTGCCATCGGCCCCCGACCGACGCTGCTGGTCTGCGCCGTGGCGATCGTGGCCCTCGGCCTGATCGCCGGGGCAATCGCTATCCCCAGGCGGAGCTCGCGATTGCCCGGCGATGCAGCCGTCACCGAGGTCAGTGCCAGTCGCTGA
- a CDS encoding SRPBCC family protein — MVDILHRVGVVAPLDDVYRAVATPEGLAAWWTTDTVGKSEVGGKLAFRFGDAGGFDMEVLELNPAGRVRWRVVDGPEEWVGTEVDWRLDQRGEYTIVQFAHQGWREPVEFMHHCSTKWALFLMSLKEQVETGHGRPAPDDVRISDWH, encoded by the coding sequence ATGGTCGACATCCTGCACCGGGTCGGCGTCGTCGCACCGCTCGACGACGTCTACCGAGCGGTGGCAACGCCGGAGGGCCTCGCCGCCTGGTGGACCACCGACACGGTGGGCAAGAGCGAAGTCGGTGGAAAGCTGGCCTTCCGGTTCGGCGATGCCGGCGGCTTCGACATGGAGGTCCTGGAGCTGAACCCCGCCGGGCGGGTGCGGTGGCGCGTCGTCGACGGCCCCGAGGAGTGGGTCGGCACCGAGGTCGACTGGCGTCTCGACCAGCGCGGCGAGTACACGATCGTCCAGTTCGCGCACCAGGGCTGGCGCGAGCCGGTCGAGTTCATGCACCACTGCAGCACCAAGTGGGCGCTGTTCCTGATGAGCCTCAAGGAGCAGGTCGAGACCGGCCACGGCCGACCGGCCCCGGACGACGTCCGGATCAGCGACTGGCACTGA
- a CDS encoding ArsR/SmtB family transcription factor: MSTAVDDELWSAIGDPIRRTMIDLLLADGPGTATSLSRRLPVTRQAVSKHLAVLDRVGLIHAESAGRERHYQVDEAQLARAVAQLSAVGSTWDVRLRRIKRIAEAIERTRTNDEGE; this comes from the coding sequence ATGAGTACGGCGGTCGACGACGAGTTGTGGTCGGCGATCGGCGACCCGATTCGGCGTACGATGATCGATCTTCTTCTCGCTGACGGGCCGGGCACGGCCACTTCGTTGAGCAGGCGGCTACCCGTCACCCGCCAGGCCGTCTCGAAGCACCTGGCCGTCCTGGACCGGGTCGGGCTGATCCACGCCGAGTCGGCCGGTCGCGAGCGTCACTACCAGGTCGACGAGGCACAGCTCGCCCGCGCCGTCGCGCAGCTGTCGGCTGTGGGCTCCACCTGGGACGTCCGACTCCGCCGGATCAAGCGGATCGCCGAGGCGATCGAACGCACCCGCACCAACGACGAAGGAGAATGA
- a CDS encoding SRPBCC domain-containing protein gives MEQGTIERDIHVDASPEVVFEVVSQPEHMREWWPDDARFESVAGAPGELVWRDTDTGETKTVALAVVEVDPPKRFSFRWCFTEPGRSGQALLVTFDLIPDGTGTQIRMTETGFREMGWEIAVLEAQYQDHENGWDHYMPRLGAYVARLVSTP, from the coding sequence ATGGAGCAGGGAACCATCGAACGCGACATCCACGTCGACGCGTCACCCGAGGTGGTCTTCGAGGTGGTCAGTCAGCCCGAGCACATGCGGGAGTGGTGGCCCGACGACGCGCGGTTCGAGTCGGTCGCGGGCGCGCCCGGCGAGCTGGTGTGGCGCGACACTGACACCGGTGAGACGAAGACCGTCGCGCTCGCGGTCGTCGAGGTCGACCCGCCGAAGCGATTCTCCTTCCGGTGGTGCTTCACCGAGCCGGGCCGCAGTGGGCAGGCGCTGCTCGTCACCTTCGACCTGATCCCCGACGGCACGGGGACGCAGATCCGGATGACCGAGACCGGGTTCCGCGAGATGGGCTGGGAGATCGCCGTTCTGGAGGCGCAGTACCAGGACCACGAGAACGGGTGGGACCACTACATGCCCCGGCTGGGCGCGTACGTCGCGCGGCTGGTCTCCACCCCATGA
- a CDS encoding VOC family protein produces MSEPSPHRHHAIDYVEFTVTNLAEAKRFYADAFGWEFNDYGPAYAGIRSPHGDSAAEVGGLREDQAVQAGGPLVLLYSANLDRSVQAVKEAGGQVVNGPYEFPGGRRFHFTDPSGNELGVWAER; encoded by the coding sequence ATGTCTGAGCCATCGCCGCACCGGCACCACGCCATCGACTACGTCGAGTTCACGGTGACCAACCTCGCCGAGGCCAAGCGCTTCTACGCCGACGCGTTCGGCTGGGAGTTCAACGACTACGGGCCGGCGTACGCCGGCATCCGCAGCCCGCACGGCGACTCCGCGGCGGAGGTCGGCGGTCTCCGCGAGGATCAGGCCGTCCAGGCGGGCGGCCCGCTGGTGCTGCTCTACTCGGCTAACCTCGACCGCTCCGTCCAAGCCGTGAAGGAGGCCGGCGGGCAGGTGGTGAACGGGCCGTACGAGTTCCCCGGTGGCCGCCGGTTCCACTTCACCGACCCCAGCGGCAACGAGCTGGGCGTCTGGGCCGAGCGGTAG
- a CDS encoding NAD(P)H-dependent oxidoreductase: MHTLLVAVHPEPGSLTHHTVRQLAAALRPGSVEIADLADEDFDPRFGVADRRAYQQRGEPPPDVRREQQRLDRATDLVLVFPVYWWSMPALLKGWIDRVFINGWAFDYAPSTGIQPRLQRLTTHLLPIAGDDAGLYERHGYGQALRTQIEHGIVDYCGSRRGVTAFVHESEQDDSSAIAQEVDRAVAMIRDAISVPLDAR; encoded by the coding sequence GTGCACACCCTGCTGGTAGCCGTGCACCCGGAGCCCGGGTCCCTCACGCACCACACAGTTCGGCAGCTCGCGGCGGCGCTGCGCCCGGGCTCGGTCGAGATCGCCGACCTGGCGGACGAGGACTTCGACCCGAGGTTCGGTGTGGCCGACCGTCGGGCATACCAGCAGCGTGGCGAGCCCCCGCCCGACGTGCGCCGCGAGCAGCAGCGCCTCGACCGCGCCACCGACCTCGTGCTGGTCTTCCCGGTCTACTGGTGGTCGATGCCGGCCCTGCTCAAGGGATGGATCGACCGTGTCTTCATCAACGGCTGGGCCTTCGACTACGCCCCCTCCACCGGCATCCAACCGAGGCTGCAACGGCTCACCACCCACCTGCTCCCCATAGCCGGTGACGACGCGGGGCTCTACGAGCGCCACGGGTATGGGCAGGCCCTGCGGACGCAGATCGAACACGGGATCGTGGACTACTGCGGCAGCCGCCGTGGCGTCACCGCATTCGTGCACGAGTCCGAGCAGGACGACTCCTCCGCCATAGCGCAGGAGGTCGACCGAGCTGTGGCCATGATCCGGGACGCCATCTCCGTACCACTCGACGCCCGTTAA
- a CDS encoding DUF4253 domain-containing protein: MTRVMEDPDEIAAALRGTVLDGLPIEEGLGETWVVTGIEQSQLLSAWRAARAAVSETGRWPVLTGVNEEWHDATAEEIEALDQESRTVDPWTVFRWWGTNSPLDREEVHLWLPHQLGEDFAQQVGRDVTLPTTLLAVERLTWERLLTDPAAVERGWRAAANFVGTRYWFTPPEGVQLVLLPTPRQWLAPAWLNYFGALRPQGPEGLAAALRQWEQQWGAELVASWGTMLQFVVNRQPALGEQAWQLALQILALASNLESNPWELALALTRSDAWFLHDRP, encoded by the coding sequence GTGACGCGGGTGATGGAGGACCCAGATGAGATCGCCGCCGCGCTCCGGGGGACGGTGCTGGATGGGCTTCCGATTGAGGAGGGCCTGGGCGAGACGTGGGTGGTCACCGGCATCGAGCAGAGCCAGCTTCTCTCCGCCTGGCGCGCGGCTCGAGCGGCGGTTTCCGAGACCGGCCGGTGGCCCGTTCTCACTGGTGTGAACGAGGAATGGCACGACGCGACGGCCGAAGAGATTGAAGCCCTCGACCAGGAGTCTCGAACAGTCGACCCCTGGACGGTCTTTCGCTGGTGGGGCACGAACTCGCCGCTCGACCGCGAAGAGGTGCACCTGTGGCTGCCCCACCAACTCGGTGAGGACTTCGCCCAGCAGGTGGGGCGAGACGTGACTCTGCCGACGACACTCTTGGCGGTCGAACGTCTGACCTGGGAGAGACTGTTAACCGACCCTGCCGCGGTCGAGCGGGGTTGGCGGGCAGCGGCGAATTTTGTCGGCACCCGGTACTGGTTCACGCCCCCCGAAGGGGTGCAGCTCGTGCTGTTGCCAACCCCGAGGCAGTGGTTGGCCCCCGCCTGGCTCAATTACTTCGGAGCCCTCAGACCACAGGGGCCGGAGGGACTGGCGGCCGCACTCCGCCAATGGGAGCAGCAGTGGGGCGCCGAACTCGTGGCGTCCTGGGGGACGATGCTGCAATTCGTGGTCAACAGGCAGCCGGCTCTGGGTGAGCAGGCGTGGCAGCTTGCCCTCCAGATCCTGGCGCTAGCCAGCAATCTCGAATCGAACCCCTGGGAGCTCGCGCTCGCGTTGACCCGTAGCGACGCCTGGTTCCTGCACGACCGCCCCTGA
- a CDS encoding winged helix-turn-helix transcriptional regulator has product MSKYGKSCLIRGDGGRAIRGILNRIGDKWSLLVVATLDGERMRFSELQQRIPGVSQRMLTRTLRHLERDGLVSRHVFAEVPPRVEYQLTDTGRTLIEPAVTLAEWAVEHNADIERNQHTYDLREH; this is encoded by the coding sequence ATGTCGAAGTACGGGAAGTCGTGTCTGATCCGTGGCGACGGCGGCCGTGCCATTCGCGGCATCCTCAACCGGATCGGGGACAAGTGGAGCCTGCTGGTCGTGGCGACCCTCGACGGCGAACGCATGCGCTTCAGCGAGTTGCAGCAGCGCATTCCGGGGGTTTCTCAGCGCATGCTGACCCGGACCCTTCGGCACCTGGAACGCGACGGCCTCGTCTCCCGGCACGTCTTCGCCGAGGTGCCTCCGCGCGTCGAGTACCAGCTCACCGACACCGGCCGCACCCTGATCGAGCCGGCGGTGACCCTCGCCGAGTGGGCTGTCGAACACAACGCCGACATCGAGCGCAATCAGCACACCTACGACCTGCGCGAGCACTGA
- a CDS encoding DoxX family protein, producing the protein MEIAYWIVSGLLALFYLYSGGMKMVRSQAQLAPMMAWAGTAVPMAGVRAIGLAEVLGALGLILPPLTGIAPVLAVAAAAGLTILQVLGAGFHLSRGERKDVWLNLVLAAVAAIVTWLAVAL; encoded by the coding sequence ATGGAGATCGCGTACTGGATCGTCAGCGGGCTGCTCGCGCTGTTCTACCTGTACTCGGGCGGCATGAAGATGGTCCGGAGCCAGGCACAGCTCGCACCGATGATGGCGTGGGCAGGCACCGCGGTCCCGATGGCCGGCGTACGCGCCATCGGCCTGGCAGAGGTGCTCGGCGCCCTCGGCCTCATCCTGCCGCCGCTCACGGGAATCGCACCCGTCCTCGCAGTCGCGGCAGCCGCCGGGCTGACGATCCTGCAGGTCCTCGGGGCCGGATTCCACCTCTCCCGAGGCGAACGGAAGGACGTGTGGCTGAACCTGGTTCTGGCCGCGGTCGCCGCGATCGTCACCTGGCTCGCCGTCGCCCTCTGA